One segment of Mus caroli chromosome 6, CAROLI_EIJ_v1.1, whole genome shotgun sequence DNA contains the following:
- the Tex37 gene encoding testis-expressed sequence 37 protein, whose translation MARVVRPQKNHVDLDIYQSSYMVDYKPFGKYKYSRVTPQEQAKLDAQLQSKEFYQPKPNPNPKLEDGYPAFKRPYMTALDLGVPGFFPPQERVTARKDDGRFTTTCHYAYPASLALYLAQHDPYWLHQRADFPCLMETERQPAPEVGKGYLLLPGCLCDHHQRVKVPILNRWGPMMPFYQ comes from the exons ATGGCACGTGTGGTGAGACCCCAAAAG AACCACGTGGACCTAGATATATACCAAAGCTCATACATGGTGGACTATAAGCCCTTTGGGAAGTACAAATATTCTAGAGTCACGCCACAAGAG CAGGCCAAGCTTGACGCTCAGCTCCAGAGCAAAGAGTTTTACCAGCCCAAGCCCAACCCTAACCCCAAGCTGGAGGATGGCTATCCTGCTTTCAAAAGACCCTACATGACTGCCCTAGACTTGGGAGTCCCTGGCTTCTTCCCGCCACAAGAACGGGTAACTGCTAGGAAGGATGACGGCAGGTTTACCACCACCTGCCATTATGCTTACCCAGCATCCCTGGCGCTGTACCTGGCCCAGCACGACCCCTACTGGCTTCACCAGAGGGCCGACTTCCCGTGCCTCATGGAAACAGAGCGGCAGCCTGCTCCAGAAGTGGGCAAAGGCTACCTTCTACTCCCTGGCTGTCTCTGTGACCATCACCAGAGAGTCAAGGTCCCCATCTTGAATAGGTGGGGCCCCATGATGCCATTTTACCAGTAG